One Bacteroidia bacterium genomic region harbors:
- a CDS encoding dehydrogenase produces KNPEISADILDLRSLLPFDKESIEKTVKKTGKVLILHEDTLTGGIGAELSAWINEALFQYLDAPVMRSASLDTPVPFNTELEKNFLPKSRFEQQVLELKAY; encoded by the coding sequence AAAAAAATCCGGAAATCTCCGCCGATATTCTTGACCTGCGTTCGTTGTTGCCATTTGATAAGGAGTCTATTGAGAAAACTGTTAAGAAAACAGGTAAAGTATTGATTTTGCATGAAGATACTTTAACAGGTGGTATAGGTGCCGAATTGTCTGCCTGGATTAACGAAGCATTGTTTCAATACTTGGATGCGCCCGTTATGCGGTCAGCCAGTTTGGATACTCCGGTTCCATTTAATACAGAATTAGAAAAAAACTTCCTGCCTAAATCAAGATTTGAGCAGCAGGTACTCGAACTAAAAGCATACTAA